Proteins co-encoded in one Flavobacteriaceae bacterium MAR_2009_75 genomic window:
- a CDS encoding drug/metabolite transporter (DMT)-like permease, which translates to MNIRALAILAAIGATVIYGLNHTIAKGIMPNYVPAYALVVLRVVGAAILFWSISFFGPKERIEKKDYARMLVCALLGMGFNMLVFFKGLSLSTPINSAVLITTTPIIVVFLSAILIKEKVLPKKIVGIAIGFLGALGLILFSSEIRQDAPNIPLGNFFILLNSIFYGAYLIGAKTLIEKYHPFTFMKWLFTLGIFICLPFGYQEIINTEWTSLPFDAIWRIAFVVIGTTFCTYLFNIFALTQLKASTVSAFVYVQPLIGIIFALVTGQDKLTTIKIAAACLVFLGVYLASTKPKGHRKPHKPS; encoded by the coding sequence TTGAATATACGCGCACTGGCCATATTGGCTGCCATCGGGGCTACGGTCATCTACGGGCTCAACCACACTATTGCCAAAGGCATAATGCCAAATTATGTGCCGGCATATGCACTGGTAGTCTTAAGGGTAGTCGGCGCGGCAATTCTCTTTTGGTCAATTTCGTTCTTCGGCCCTAAAGAGCGTATCGAAAAAAAAGATTACGCCCGAATGTTGGTCTGTGCCCTATTGGGCATGGGCTTTAATATGTTGGTATTCTTTAAAGGTCTTTCGCTATCTACCCCTATCAATAGCGCGGTTCTGATTACCACAACACCCATAATAGTTGTGTTCTTGTCCGCTATTCTGATTAAAGAAAAGGTACTCCCAAAAAAAATAGTCGGTATCGCCATAGGTTTTTTAGGTGCACTGGGCTTGATACTTTTTAGCTCTGAGATACGACAAGATGCCCCAAATATACCCCTAGGCAACTTCTTTATACTTCTTAACTCCATTTTTTACGGCGCTTATTTGATCGGGGCAAAAACCTTAATAGAAAAGTACCACCCGTTTACATTTATGAAGTGGTTGTTTACGTTGGGCATTTTCATCTGCCTTCCTTTTGGGTACCAAGAAATAATAAATACAGAATGGACCTCTTTACCCTTCGATGCTATTTGGAGGATTGCATTCGTAGTCATCGGCACCACTTTCTGTACTTATTTGTTCAATATATTCGCCTTAACACAGCTGAAGGCTTCGACCGTAAGTGCTTTTGTCTATGTACAACCTCTAATAGGTATAATTTTCGCTTTGGTCACAGGGCAAGATAAACTCACTACTATTAAAATTGCCGCAGCCTGTTTGGTATTCTTAGGGGTATATCTGGCAAGTACAAAGCCAAAAGGCCACAGAAAACCCCATAAGCCCTCATAA
- a CDS encoding acyl-CoA thioester hydrolase — protein MYLKEFEIRWSDVDANRHLANSAYLNFMSHTRMAFLFELGFDQKTLAKNEIGPVVFYEHMYYFKEAFPGKPVQVSMEIMGMSEDAKFFEFHHNFYNHKGENFAHCEMMGAWMDLATRKLTGLTNEFLTSFSAAEKGEGFRVLTKEDTRKFARAPKDLVL, from the coding sequence ATGTATTTAAAAGAATTTGAAATTCGTTGGAGCGATGTAGATGCCAATCGGCACTTGGCTAATTCAGCTTACCTTAACTTTATGAGCCATACAAGAATGGCTTTCTTGTTCGAACTTGGTTTTGACCAAAAAACGCTGGCCAAGAACGAGATTGGCCCAGTGGTGTTTTATGAGCATATGTACTATTTCAAAGAAGCTTTTCCAGGGAAACCTGTTCAGGTATCTATGGAAATCATGGGTATGAGCGAAGATGCCAAATTCTTCGAGTTTCATCATAATTTTTACAACCATAAGGGTGAAAACTTTGCCCATTGCGAGATGATGGGTGCTTGGATGGATTTAGCGACAAGAAAGCTCACCGGTTTGACCAATGAATTTTTGACCTCTTTCAGTGCTGCGGAAAAGGGTGAAGGTTTTCGGGTTCTCACTAAAGAAGATACTCGAAAGTTTGCAAGAGCACCGAAAGACTTAGTTCTTTAA
- a CDS encoding glucose-fructose oxidoreductase, producing the protein MQKRRDFIKKTGLLLGGISILPNYAFTSNFQKEKLGICLVGLGNYSENLLAPALQLTQHCELRGIVTGSPEKISLWQKKHGIPDKNVYNYKTMGAIADNADIDVIYIVLPTGLHSEYAIKAANSGKHVWCEKPMAKTVEECQAIIDACNKNKVKLSIGYRMQHEPNTKTVIEWSTTKPFGKIETVKAEIGFKTGNPGNSWRMDKELGGGLIYDVGVYSINAMRYTTGQNPISVVGNHKNTRPELFKEVEETTNFTLDFGNGLLGTGKTTAAESVNILRADCKKGWYQLQPFQSYTGVGGKASDGTLLNTYIENQQARQMDDDALAILENKPVMVPGQDGLRDIAIVEAINKSATTGEEVKIY; encoded by the coding sequence ATGCAAAAAAGAAGAGATTTTATTAAAAAGACAGGGCTCTTGCTCGGTGGTATCAGCATTTTACCAAATTACGCCTTCACTTCGAATTTTCAGAAGGAAAAGCTGGGAATCTGTTTGGTGGGTTTAGGTAATTATAGTGAAAACCTTTTGGCCCCTGCCCTTCAGCTGACTCAACATTGTGAACTGCGAGGTATTGTAACTGGGAGTCCTGAAAAAATTTCCCTCTGGCAAAAAAAGCATGGTATACCCGACAAAAATGTGTACAACTATAAAACTATGGGAGCCATTGCTGATAATGCCGATATTGATGTCATCTATATCGTACTGCCAACGGGCCTACATTCTGAATATGCCATTAAGGCAGCGAATTCAGGTAAGCACGTGTGGTGTGAAAAGCCTATGGCAAAAACGGTCGAAGAATGCCAGGCGATTATAGATGCTTGTAACAAAAACAAGGTGAAACTTTCAATCGGTTATCGTATGCAGCACGAGCCCAATACAAAAACTGTTATCGAATGGTCAACAACAAAACCTTTCGGAAAAATAGAAACGGTGAAGGCAGAAATTGGTTTTAAAACGGGCAACCCGGGTAACTCTTGGAGAATGGATAAAGAATTGGGCGGCGGATTAATTTACGATGTAGGGGTTTATTCGATAAATGCGATGCGCTATACCACAGGTCAAAACCCTATTTCGGTAGTTGGTAATCATAAAAACACGAGACCAGAACTCTTTAAAGAAGTTGAGGAGACTACCAACTTCACGCTTGATTTCGGAAACGGACTTTTAGGCACCGGAAAAACCACGGCCGCCGAAAGTGTAAATATTTTAAGGGCCGATTGTAAGAAGGGGTGGTACCAACTGCAACCTTTTCAATCATATACCGGTGTCGGAGGTAAGGCCAGCGATGGAACTTTATTGAATACTTATATTGAAAACCAGCAAGCCCGCCAGATGGATGATGATGCCCTAGCTATCTTGGAGAACAAACCGGTAATGGTACCCGGGCAAGATGGTCTAAGAGATATCGCTATTGTAGAGGCAATCAATAAATCTGCTACAACAGGTGAAGAAGTTAAAATTTATTGA
- a CDS encoding nitronate monooxygenase → MSDKPSFISDLSLPAIAAPMFLISGPKLVIECCKNGIVGTFPALNQRTSEGFEEWLIEIKTALEEFENETGKKPAPFGVNLIVHNTNPRLEADIKLCIKHKVPLVITSLGAVSMVVDAIHSYGGLVFHDIIKKRHAEKAQEAGVDGLILVAAGAGGHAGTVNPMTLVSEIKKFFKKTIILSGCISTGRDIASALQMGADLAYMGTRFINTEESKATEEYRQMIINAGANDVVYTASISGVHANFLGASLRAAGITEEDLKKDTKIDFGKELDTEAKAWKTIWSAGQGSAMIDDSLPVKQLVTNLKTEFRQAIEQQAKVLENYPK, encoded by the coding sequence ATGTCAGACAAGCCATCTTTTATCAGCGACCTATCATTACCCGCTATTGCCGCTCCAATGTTTTTAATATCAGGACCCAAACTAGTTATAGAATGCTGTAAAAATGGAATAGTCGGCACTTTTCCGGCCCTGAATCAACGCACCAGTGAAGGTTTTGAAGAATGGTTAATCGAAATCAAGACCGCTCTCGAGGAGTTCGAAAATGAGACTGGAAAAAAACCGGCACCATTTGGGGTGAACCTTATCGTGCACAATACCAACCCCAGACTTGAGGCTGACATCAAATTGTGCATAAAACATAAAGTTCCACTTGTTATCACTTCTCTCGGCGCTGTTTCGATGGTAGTCGATGCCATACACAGTTATGGCGGACTCGTATTTCACGATATTATCAAAAAAAGACATGCAGAAAAAGCACAGGAAGCAGGCGTTGACGGACTCATTTTGGTTGCGGCAGGTGCAGGTGGCCATGCTGGTACCGTAAACCCGATGACCTTGGTCAGCGAGATAAAGAAGTTTTTCAAAAAGACCATAATTCTCTCCGGATGTATCAGTACTGGTCGTGATATTGCTTCTGCGCTTCAAATGGGAGCCGATTTAGCCTATATGGGCACCCGCTTTATCAATACCGAAGAAAGTAAAGCCACTGAGGAATATCGCCAAATGATCATTAACGCCGGAGCCAACGATGTTGTGTATACAGCCTCAATCTCTGGTGTTCATGCTAATTTTCTAGGCGCTAGTTTAAGAGCGGCAGGCATCACCGAAGAAGACTTGAAAAAAGATACAAAAATAGATTTTGGTAAAGAATTAGATACTGAAGCCAAAGCTTGGAAGACTATTTGGTCGGCAGGTCAAGGTTCGGCGATGATTGATGATTCATTGCCGGTAAAACAACTAGTTACAAATTTAAAGACTGAATTTAGGCAAGCTATCGAACAGCAGGCCAAAGTTTTGGAGAATTATCCGAAATAA
- a CDS encoding mono/diheme cytochrome c family protein, whose amino-acid sequence MKKLIVVFALGGLIVGCGEEKKEEKKEGFEMNRTKTTEKAVEAKSEGVPVDMDNEGVGPFKDITFDSEVDSELAAAGEAKFNTICTACHMAEQRMIGPALKGVYDRRNPAWVMNMIIGPDKMLKEDPIAKALLKEYNNAIMLNQNLSEEDTRAVAEYLRTL is encoded by the coding sequence ATGAAGAAATTAATTGTTGTGTTTGCTTTGGGCGGATTGATAGTCGGCTGCGGAGAAGAAAAAAAGGAAGAAAAAAAGGAAGGTTTTGAAATGAACCGAACTAAAACTACAGAGAAAGCTGTTGAAGCTAAATCTGAAGGTGTACCTGTTGATATGGACAATGAAGGTGTTGGTCCGTTTAAAGACATTACTTTTGATAGTGAAGTAGATAGTGAATTGGCCGCTGCTGGCGAGGCTAAATTCAATACTATCTGTACTGCTTGCCATATGGCCGAGCAAAGAATGATAGGCCCTGCTTTAAAAGGTGTTTATGACAGAAGAAACCCGGCATGGGTAATGAACATGATTATTGGCCCAGATAAAATGCTTAAAGAGGATCCTATCGCCAAGGCTTTGCTAAAAGAATACAACAATGCTATTATGTTGAATCAAAATCTTTCAGAAGAAGATACACGTGCAGTCGCCGAGTATTTGAGAACATTATAA
- a CDS encoding SulP family sulfate permease, giving the protein MTRLIGYFGLFLHAQKPTMKKYLNLFDFKQKVDYKTEILSGLTVALALVPEAIAFALIPGFSPLTGLYAAFILCLITSILGGRPGMISGATGAVAVIFVGLILELKRNFPGIEPDSILHYVFATVIIAGVLQILAGVLRLGKFIRLVPHPVMFGFVNGLAIIIFMAQFPSFYQKGTDQLLEGSSLYIMLGLTLLTMLIIWGFPKLTKAIPSSLLAIVVVSAIVIGFGVDTITVADTMSEGESISGGFPPLSIPQIPLTFETFKIVFPYAAIMAGVGLIESLLTLNIIDEITETRGSGNRECVAQGTANVFSGFLSGMGGCAMIGQSLINTSSGARARLSGITAAVMLLVFIMFGSSLIERLPMAALVGLMFMVAIGTFEWASFKTFGKMPKSDVVVMVLVTLITAVTHNLAVAVLLGVIISALAYSWENAKRIRARKHIDENGVKHYQIYGPLFFGSTTLFGEKFDVLNDPDEVIIDFKESRIADMSGIEALNKITERYAKVGKKVNLRHLSKDCVRLLENADEIIDVNVLEDPTYKVAVDKVDSKDDPEMKNPYNLWGL; this is encoded by the coding sequence ATGACTAGGCTAATAGGGTATTTTGGGCTATTTTTGCACGCTCAAAAACCGACCATGAAGAAGTATCTCAATCTTTTCGATTTTAAACAGAAAGTAGATTATAAAACGGAAATACTTTCAGGCTTAACAGTTGCTTTGGCATTAGTGCCCGAAGCAATTGCATTTGCACTGATACCAGGGTTTTCACCTCTTACAGGACTTTATGCAGCTTTTATACTTTGTTTGATTACTTCAATTTTAGGAGGTAGACCTGGTATGATATCTGGTGCCACTGGTGCCGTAGCGGTTATTTTTGTTGGTTTAATTTTAGAGCTAAAACGTAATTTTCCGGGTATTGAACCAGATTCTATTTTGCATTATGTTTTCGCAACGGTAATAATCGCTGGAGTACTTCAGATTCTAGCAGGTGTTTTACGCTTGGGTAAATTTATTCGTTTGGTACCGCACCCTGTAATGTTCGGTTTCGTAAACGGCTTGGCCATTATTATTTTCATGGCGCAATTTCCTAGTTTTTATCAAAAGGGTACGGATCAATTGCTTGAAGGCTCATCTTTGTACATCATGTTAGGACTTACCCTATTGACAATGTTGATTATATGGGGCTTTCCTAAATTAACCAAAGCAATTCCCTCGTCGCTATTGGCCATTGTGGTGGTTTCAGCTATCGTAATCGGTTTTGGTGTTGATACCATCACCGTTGCTGATACAATGTCGGAAGGTGAAAGTATAAGTGGAGGTTTTCCTCCTTTATCCATTCCTCAGATACCCTTAACATTCGAGACATTTAAGATTGTGTTTCCGTATGCCGCAATTATGGCGGGTGTGGGCTTGATCGAAAGTCTTTTGACCTTGAATATTATAGATGAAATTACCGAAACACGTGGTAGCGGTAACCGAGAGTGCGTTGCGCAGGGTACGGCAAATGTGTTCTCCGGATTCTTATCTGGAATGGGTGGTTGTGCTATGATCGGGCAAAGTTTGATCAATACTTCATCAGGTGCAAGAGCCCGTCTTTCTGGTATTACGGCCGCAGTAATGTTATTGGTATTCATTATGTTCGGGTCAAGTCTTATCGAACGCTTGCCTATGGCCGCATTGGTGGGGCTAATGTTTATGGTCGCCATCGGAACTTTCGAATGGGCAAGCTTTAAGACTTTCGGTAAGATGCCTAAGTCAGATGTCGTAGTTATGGTATTGGTCACCTTGATTACTGCTGTTACCCATAACTTGGCGGTAGCAGTGTTGTTGGGTGTTATTATTTCTGCATTGGCCTATTCTTGGGAAAATGCCAAGAGAATACGAGCGAGAAAGCATATCGATGAGAATGGAGTAAAACATTATCAAATCTATGGTCCTCTTTTTTTCGGTTCTACTACACTCTTTGGTGAGAAGTTCGATGTTTTAAACGACCCAGACGAGGTTATCATAGATTTTAAAGAAAGTCGTATTGCCGATATGTCGGGTATTGAAGCTTTAAACAAAATAACCGAACGCTACGCCAAAGTTGGTAAAAAGGTCAACTTAAGGCATTTGAGCAAAGACTGTGTTCGGTTACTGGAGAATGCAGATGAAATTATTGATGTCAACGTTCTTGAAGACCCGACCTACAAGGTTGCTGTAGATAAGGTAGATAGTAAAGACGATCCAGAAATGAAAAACCCCTATAACCTTTGGGGCCTATAG
- a CDS encoding uncharacterized membrane protein YcaP (DUF421 family), which produces MFSIAISTILKIALAGLFIYVYIIVITRIAGKRTFAKMSSFDFAVTIAMGSILADAVNSPTKNFMSAIISIAVLALLQVIFAKLRSSSDSFENTVSNTPILLMQDGQVFEENLKKCLVSKSDLMAKLREANVLQFSEVKAVVFETTGDISVLHTSENIVIDEEIMNEVKS; this is translated from the coding sequence ATGTTTTCAATAGCTATTTCTACCATTCTTAAGATAGCTCTCGCCGGGCTATTTATTTACGTCTACATAATTGTGATCACCCGAATTGCCGGCAAAAGAACTTTTGCCAAAATGAGCAGTTTTGATTTTGCGGTTACCATTGCTATGGGTTCTATTCTCGCCGATGCCGTGAATAGCCCAACGAAAAATTTTATGTCCGCTATCATCTCTATAGCAGTTTTAGCCCTGTTGCAAGTGATTTTCGCAAAACTCCGATCTTCTTCCGATTCTTTTGAAAATACCGTGAGCAATACCCCGATTTTGTTGATGCAAGACGGTCAAGTTTTTGAAGAGAACCTAAAAAAATGTTTGGTAAGCAAATCTGATTTGATGGCCAAGTTGCGAGAGGCCAATGTTCTACAGTTTTCAGAGGTTAAAGCGGTAGTATTCGAAACCACAGGCGACATTTCGGTACTTCACACTTCAGAAAACATCGTAATTGATGAAGAAATCATGAACGAGGTGAAAAGTTGA
- a CDS encoding glycerol-3-phosphate dehydrogenase (NAD(P)+) translates to MNRPLKFAVLGGGSWATAIVKMLCENQEKVNWYMRNSDAIGFIKIQKHNPNYLTSVTFDNCKLELTDNINEVISTADILIFAIPSAFLHTELQKLTASIKNKIIFSAIKGIVPETGLIVGEHFHEEYNIPYKNIGVITGPCHAEEVAMERLSYLTIACADSEKAQYVAKNLSCDYIKTKVTKDIIGTEYAAMLKNIYAIAAGIAHGLGYGDNFQSVLMSNAIREMKRFTKRIHKIDRNINNSAYLGDLLVTGYSTFSRNRMFGNMIGKGYTVKSAQMEMNMVAEGYYATKSAHEIKSKFEKKVKTPIINAVYKVLYEGKNAKSVFLELTDKLD, encoded by the coding sequence ATGAATAGACCATTGAAGTTTGCAGTTCTCGGAGGAGGAAGTTGGGCGACCGCCATTGTTAAGATGCTCTGTGAAAATCAGGAAAAGGTAAATTGGTATATGCGCAATTCAGATGCCATTGGTTTTATAAAAATTCAAAAGCACAACCCTAACTATTTGACCTCTGTCACTTTCGATAACTGCAAGTTAGAATTGACCGATAATATTAATGAAGTTATATCAACAGCAGACATTTTAATTTTTGCTATTCCTTCTGCCTTTCTCCATACTGAACTGCAAAAGCTGACTGCCTCAATAAAGAACAAAATCATATTCTCCGCTATAAAAGGCATTGTGCCCGAAACCGGACTCATTGTAGGGGAGCATTTTCATGAAGAATATAATATTCCGTATAAAAATATTGGTGTGATTACCGGGCCATGCCATGCAGAAGAAGTTGCTATGGAACGCTTATCATACCTCACCATAGCCTGTGCCGACTCTGAAAAAGCGCAATATGTGGCCAAAAACCTCAGTTGTGATTACATCAAGACCAAAGTAACGAAAGATATTATTGGCACCGAGTACGCCGCCATGCTCAAGAATATTTATGCCATTGCCGCAGGTATAGCCCATGGGTTGGGGTATGGTGATAACTTTCAAAGCGTTTTGATGAGCAATGCTATTCGCGAGATGAAACGCTTTACCAAACGCATACATAAAATTGATAGAAACATCAATAATTCTGCTTATTTAGGTGATTTATTGGTAACAGGGTACTCTACATTTAGCCGTAACCGTATGTTCGGTAATATGATTGGAAAGGGTTATACGGTGAAAAGCGCCCAGATGGAAATGAACATGGTCGCCGAAGGCTATTATGCCACTAAAAGCGCCCATGAAATCAAATCGAAATTCGAAAAAAAGGTAAAAACGCCGATCATTAATGCGGTGTATAAGGTTTTATACGAAGGTAAAAATGCCAAAAGTGTCTTTTTAGAATTGACCGATAAGTTAGATTAA
- a CDS encoding pimeloyl-ACP methyl ester carboxylesterase, whose translation MRLWSIIFIVIAFYACNREPEYKTIDGILEVPENRNDPDSRTLKLVYKVLKAKKADSLKAPIVYLMGGPGGATLIMEDYWKNHPLRNDRDIVLMDQRGTGKSEANCVDLGDAIFTIMRQDLDIYNDYKAMATIMAECKETMKKGAVDLAGYNSRENAADFEDLRKALGYKKWNLFGASYGSRLGLTIMRDFPKGVRSAVLVGILAPESDIFGHRIRNIENSLFASLRGCEENEGCNNRYPNLKERLLQSLKKLQKNPMRFDYKKKPYAFNLQDAFALLNFLLYDNKTIGNLPFFLEALENRKAEPIIDTLQDFESFYNLLNIPMLYSVTAYEELPFYNVTDTNKAIQQSEIGFAFTSYDLAAKLLASWHPHRATDFENQPVASDIPTLMVSGSLDPATPPSDANGALKHLKNGYNVVFPDESHGLFNPCLFQIAEYFINNPLKKPNSECSETRNPIEWNLTTLDPEKS comes from the coding sequence ATGCGCCTGTGGTCAATTATTTTTATTGTCATAGCTTTTTACGCTTGCAATCGAGAACCCGAATATAAAACCATCGATGGCATTCTCGAAGTACCTGAAAATAGAAATGACCCCGATTCTCGCACCCTCAAATTAGTCTACAAGGTTTTAAAGGCCAAAAAAGCCGATTCGTTAAAGGCCCCTATTGTTTATCTAATGGGTGGACCTGGAGGTGCTACTTTGATTATGGAGGACTACTGGAAAAATCATCCCCTTCGTAATGATAGGGATATTGTATTGATGGATCAACGCGGAACTGGTAAGTCTGAAGCAAACTGCGTTGATTTAGGTGATGCAATATTCACCATTATGCGACAAGATCTTGACATATACAATGATTATAAGGCTATGGCCACCATAATGGCCGAATGCAAGGAAACTATGAAAAAAGGTGCTGTTGACCTTGCCGGTTATAACAGCCGAGAAAATGCGGCCGATTTTGAGGATCTGCGCAAAGCCTTGGGCTATAAAAAATGGAATCTTTTTGGAGCTTCCTATGGTTCGAGGCTAGGGCTGACCATCATGCGTGATTTTCCGAAGGGTGTTCGTAGTGCGGTACTTGTCGGAATTTTGGCCCCTGAATCTGACATATTCGGACATCGAATTAGAAACATTGAAAATTCGCTTTTTGCTTCACTTCGAGGTTGCGAGGAAAATGAAGGCTGTAACAACCGATATCCTAATCTCAAAGAGCGCTTATTACAATCGTTAAAGAAATTACAAAAAAACCCTATGCGCTTTGACTATAAAAAGAAACCATATGCATTTAATTTACAAGATGCATTTGCACTATTGAACTTTTTACTTTATGATAATAAAACTATAGGTAATTTACCCTTTTTCCTTGAAGCATTGGAAAATAGAAAAGCCGAGCCCATTATTGACACTTTACAAGATTTCGAGTCTTTTTATAACCTCTTAAATATTCCCATGCTCTATTCGGTCACGGCTTATGAAGAACTTCCGTTCTATAATGTAACAGATACAAATAAGGCCATACAACAATCTGAAATCGGGTTTGCATTTACTTCTTATGACTTGGCCGCCAAGTTGCTGGCCAGTTGGCATCCCCATAGGGCCACAGATTTTGAGAACCAACCTGTGGCATCAGATATTCCTACCTTAATGGTGTCGGGCAGTTTAGACCCTGCCACCCCGCCAAGCGATGCCAATGGAGCTTTAAAGCACTTGAAAAATGGGTACAATGTTGTTTTTCCTGATGAAAGTCATGGTCTTTTCAATCCATGTTTATTTCAAATTGCAGAATACTTCATCAACAACCCCTTAAAAAAACCAAATTCAGAGTGTAGTGAAACAAGAAACCCTATTGAGTGGAACCTGACTACGCTCGATCCAGAGAAAAGTTAG
- a CDS encoding homodimeric glycerol 3-phosphate dehydrogenase (quinone) (manually curated), protein MKNIKFSNLNRSKTIKKMSSEAYDLVVIGGGITGGGIALDAASRGLKVALVEKGDFASGTSSKSTKLIHGGLRYLKQFDFWLVKEVGSERAIVHKLAPHLVIPEKMLLPLIENGSYGKWLTSIGLKVYDILAQVSGDDKRKMLEKKEALKLEPLLPKKILKGAGYYAEYRTDDARLTIENIKTSLVFGANALNYASVEDFIYDTDNKVAGVKVKDGTTDEIFEIKSKYVISAAGPWVDELRSKNNSKKGKQLHLTKGVHLVFPKKKLPVKQSVYFDIPDGRMMFAIPRGKVTYVGTTDTNFNKDKDNVRTDLADAIYLISAVNNMFPKINLEMHDIISSWAGLRPLIHEEGKSASELSRKDEIFTSETGLISIAGGKLTGYRKMAERVVNRIAKKMEEDHEVELKECYTEKIALCGNVDFKKFKHVQKYIAQIYTRLKDDGFSEYDAWFLVTNYGKQTDKILESYNKLKDADKYVRLAKAELHFGIDYEMVINPMDFFIRRTGRLYFNIDSVRTLMEPILEEFKAIYKSDDTQISAWREILNAELDEHSNFSLDRA, encoded by the coding sequence ATGAAAAATATAAAATTCTCAAATCTAAATAGGTCAAAGACCATAAAAAAAATGTCCTCTGAAGCCTACGATTTGGTGGTAATCGGTGGCGGTATCACTGGTGGCGGTATTGCGCTTGATGCGGCTTCACGCGGGCTCAAAGTAGCTTTGGTCGAAAAGGGAGATTTTGCTTCGGGCACTAGTAGTAAGTCAACAAAGTTGATACATGGTGGTCTGCGTTATTTGAAGCAGTTCGATTTTTGGCTGGTCAAAGAGGTGGGTTCTGAACGTGCGATCGTTCATAAATTGGCTCCGCATTTGGTCATACCCGAAAAAATGTTGCTTCCATTAATAGAGAACGGTTCTTATGGCAAATGGCTGACATCCATAGGGCTTAAGGTATACGATATACTCGCCCAGGTCTCCGGTGACGACAAAAGAAAGATGCTAGAGAAGAAAGAGGCCTTAAAACTTGAACCCCTGCTTCCGAAGAAAATATTGAAGGGCGCAGGTTACTATGCCGAGTATCGCACAGATGATGCCAGATTGACCATCGAGAACATTAAAACAAGTCTGGTTTTTGGTGCCAATGCACTCAATTATGCTTCTGTAGAAGATTTTATTTATGACACCGATAACAAGGTCGCAGGTGTCAAAGTTAAAGATGGTACCACTGATGAGATTTTTGAAATTAAATCAAAGTATGTTATTAGTGCTGCCGGGCCATGGGTCGATGAGTTGCGCAGCAAGAACAATTCGAAAAAAGGCAAACAATTACACTTGACCAAAGGGGTGCATTTGGTATTTCCGAAGAAGAAATTACCGGTAAAACAATCGGTATATTTTGATATACCCGATGGACGAATGATGTTCGCTATTCCCAGAGGAAAGGTAACCTATGTGGGTACCACTGATACCAATTTCAATAAAGACAAAGATAATGTTCGCACTGATTTGGCTGATGCTATTTATCTGATATCCGCGGTAAATAATATGTTTCCTAAAATCAATTTAGAGATGCACGATATAATTTCTTCATGGGCCGGTCTTCGACCTCTGATTCATGAAGAAGGAAAGTCGGCTTCAGAATTATCGCGTAAAGATGAAATTTTTACCTCTGAGACGGGTTTAATCAGTATAGCGGGAGGAAAACTTACGGGTTATCGTAAAATGGCAGAGCGTGTGGTAAACAGAATTGCCAAAAAGATGGAAGAAGATCATGAAGTAGAATTGAAAGAGTGCTACACAGAGAAAATCGCACTTTGTGGTAATGTCGATTTTAAGAAGTTTAAGCATGTTCAAAAATATATTGCTCAAATATACACTAGGTTAAAAGACGATGGTTTCAGTGAGTACGATGCTTGGTTTCTAGTAACGAATTATGGCAAGCAGACCGATAAAATACTCGAAAGTTATAATAAGCTTAAAGATGCTGACAAGTATGTTCGTTTAGCTAAAGCGGAGTTGCATTTTGGTATTGACTACGAGATGGTCATAAACCCGATGGATTTCTTCATTCGTAGAACGGGTAGGTTATATTTTAATATTGACAGTGTACGCACATTGATGGAGCCAATATTGGAAGAGTTCAAGGCCATATATAAGAGTGATGATACGCAAATTTCGGCTTGGAGAGAAATTTTAAATGCAGAATTGGACGAGCATTCTAACTTTTCTCTGGATCGAGCGTAG